A single genomic interval of Mycobacterium sp. DL592 harbors:
- the lpdA gene encoding dihydrolipoyl dehydrogenase, producing the protein MTHYDVVVLGAGPGGYVAAIRAAQLGLNTAIVEPKYWGGVCLNVGCIPSKALLRNAELAHIFTKEAKTFGITGEATFDYGAAFDRSRKVADGRVAGVHFLMKKNKITEVAGYGTFTDANTLSVKLNDGGTETLTFDNAIIATGSSTRLVPGTSLSKNVVTYEEQILSRDLPKSIVIAGAGAIGMEFAYVMKNYGVDVTIVEFLPRALPNEDAEVSKEIEKQYKKLGVKILTGTKVESITDDGSTVTVVVSKDGKTEEIKTEKVMQAIGFAPNVEGYGLEATGVALTDRKAIAIDDYMRTNVPHIYAIGDVTAKLQLAHVAEAMGVVAAETIAGAETLALGDYRMMPRATFCQPQVASFGLTEEQARDEGYDVKVAKFPFTANGKAHGLADPTGFVKVIADTKYGELLGAHLIGPDVSELLPELTLAQKWDLTVNELTRNVHTHPTLSEALQECFHGLAGHMINF; encoded by the coding sequence GTGACCCACTATGACGTCGTTGTTCTCGGAGCCGGACCCGGTGGATACGTCGCGGCGATCCGCGCGGCCCAACTCGGGCTGAACACCGCCATCGTCGAGCCCAAGTACTGGGGCGGGGTGTGCCTCAACGTCGGCTGCATCCCGTCGAAGGCGTTGCTGCGCAACGCCGAACTGGCGCACATCTTCACCAAGGAAGCCAAGACCTTCGGCATCACCGGTGAGGCCACCTTCGATTACGGTGCCGCCTTCGACCGCAGCCGCAAGGTCGCCGACGGCCGCGTCGCCGGCGTGCATTTCCTGATGAAGAAGAACAAGATCACCGAGGTCGCCGGCTACGGCACGTTCACCGACGCCAACACCCTGTCGGTCAAGCTGAACGACGGCGGAACCGAGACCCTCACCTTCGACAATGCGATCATCGCCACCGGCAGCAGCACCCGGCTCGTGCCCGGCACCTCGCTGTCGAAAAACGTCGTCACCTACGAAGAGCAGATCCTGTCCCGGGACCTGCCGAAGTCCATCGTCATCGCCGGCGCCGGCGCGATCGGCATGGAGTTCGCCTACGTGATGAAGAACTACGGCGTGGACGTCACCATCGTCGAGTTCCTGCCCCGCGCCCTGCCTAACGAGGACGCCGAGGTCTCCAAGGAGATCGAGAAGCAGTACAAGAAGCTGGGCGTCAAGATCCTCACCGGCACCAAGGTCGAGTCCATCACCGACGACGGCTCGACGGTGACGGTCGTCGTCAGCAAGGACGGCAAGACCGAGGAGATCAAGACCGAAAAGGTCATGCAGGCCATCGGGTTCGCGCCCAACGTCGAGGGCTACGGTCTGGAGGCCACCGGGGTCGCGCTGACCGACCGCAAGGCCATCGCCATCGACGACTACATGCGCACCAACGTGCCGCACATCTACGCCATCGGCGATGTCACCGCCAAGCTTCAGCTTGCCCACGTCGCCGAAGCCATGGGTGTGGTGGCGGCCGAGACCATCGCCGGCGCCGAGACGCTGGCGCTGGGGGACTACCGGATGATGCCGCGCGCGACGTTCTGCCAGCCGCAGGTCGCCAGCTTCGGCCTCACCGAGGAGCAGGCGCGTGACGAAGGCTATGACGTCAAGGTCGCGAAGTTCCCGTTCACCGCCAACGGCAAAGCGCACGGCCTGGCTGATCCCACCGGCTTCGTCAAGGTCATCGCCGACACCAAGTACGGCGAACTGCTCGGCGCCCACCTGATCGGACCCGACGTCTCTGAGCTGTTGCCCGAGCTCACCCTGGCGCAGAAGTGGGATCTGACGGTCAACGAGCTGACCCGCAACGTGCACACTCACCCGACGCTGTCGGAGGCACTCCAAGAATGCTTCCACGGCCTCGCCGGCCACATGATCAACTTTTGA
- a CDS encoding putative holin: MIPLPRAWLLTSALLVGCVTGLVAAVVTTLLVNASIRPDLVVALVIGVPGAIGMLTILLSGRRWLTTVGAFVLAMAPGWLATLVLIQVVSGG, translated from the coding sequence GTGATACCCCTGCCTAGGGCATGGCTGCTCACAAGCGCGTTGCTGGTCGGTTGTGTGACTGGCCTGGTCGCCGCCGTCGTCACCACACTGCTGGTCAACGCCTCGATTCGTCCCGACCTCGTGGTCGCATTGGTGATTGGCGTGCCAGGGGCGATCGGGATGCTGACCATCCTGCTCTCCGGTCGCCGCTGGCTTACGACGGTCGGTGCATTCGTCCTGGCGATGGCCCCGGGCTGGCTCGCGACGCTGGTCCTCATTCAGGTGGTGTCCGGTGGCTGA
- a CDS encoding DUF779 domain-containing protein: MSDFGAAVTGERSQPRRHHEAPPRALITAAAADLLHRLQQRHGPVMFHQSGGCCDGSSPMCYPDGDFIVGDRDVLLGVLEGAPVWISGPQFETWKHTQLVIDVVPGRGGGFSLETPEGMRFLSRGRAFTDAENALLTAAPPLTGADYERGARPPERTDLVVAEAADACAIPGRRAGAVQP; this comes from the coding sequence ATGAGCGATTTCGGCGCGGCTGTCACGGGTGAGCGGTCACAACCGCGCCGACATCACGAGGCGCCGCCGCGGGCATTGATCACCGCGGCGGCGGCCGACCTTTTGCATCGACTCCAGCAACGGCACGGCCCGGTGATGTTCCACCAGTCCGGCGGATGCTGCGACGGCTCGTCGCCGATGTGTTACCCCGACGGCGACTTCATCGTCGGGGACCGCGACGTCCTACTCGGGGTCCTCGAAGGCGCGCCGGTGTGGATCTCCGGCCCGCAGTTCGAGACGTGGAAACACACCCAGCTCGTCATCGACGTGGTGCCGGGCCGCGGCGGCGGCTTCAGCCTCGAAACCCCCGAGGGGATGCGCTTTCTCAGCCGCGGGCGGGCGTTCACCGATGCGGAGAACGCGTTGCTGACCGCCGCCCCGCCGCTGACCGGAGCCGACTATGAACGGGGCGCGCGGCCGCCCGAACGCACCGATCTTGTGGTGGCCGAGGCCGCTGACGCGTGTGCAATCCCAGGTCGGCGCGCCGGAGCCGTTCAGCCGTAG
- the adh gene encoding aldehyde dehydrogenase — MTVFARPGSEGSLMSFQSRYENFIGGQWVPPVGGQYFENRTPVTGEVFCEVARSTEADIELALDAAHAAAPAWGKTSAGERAVILNKIADRIEANLESIALAESWDNGKPIRETLAADIPLAVDHFRYFAAAIRAQEGSLSQIDEDTVAYHFHEPLGVVGQIIPWNFPILMAVWKLAPALAAGNAVVLKPAEQTPASVLYLVSLIADLLPAGVINVVNGFGVEAGKPLASSNRIAKIAFTGETTTGRLIMQYASQNLIPVTLELGGKSPNIFFSDVLAANDEYQDKALEGFTMFALNQGEVCTCPSRSLIQADIYDEFLAMAAIRTKAVRQGDPLDTETMIGAQASNDQLEKILSYIEIGKSEGAQVLTGGERAELGGDLNGGYYVQPTIFTGHNAMRIFQEEIFGPVVAVTSFADYDDAISIANDTLYGLGAGVWSRDGNTAYRAGRDIKAGRVWTNCYHAYPAHAAFGGYKQSGIGRENHKMMLDHYQQTKNLLVSYSNKAQGFF; from the coding sequence ATGACAGTGTTCGCACGGCCGGGTTCGGAGGGATCGTTGATGTCCTTCCAGTCGCGTTACGAGAACTTCATTGGCGGGCAGTGGGTGCCGCCGGTGGGTGGGCAGTATTTCGAGAACCGCACGCCCGTAACCGGTGAGGTGTTCTGCGAGGTGGCCCGGTCGACCGAGGCCGATATCGAGCTGGCGTTGGATGCCGCGCACGCCGCGGCCCCGGCCTGGGGCAAGACCTCGGCGGGGGAGCGGGCGGTGATCCTGAACAAGATCGCCGACCGTATCGAGGCGAACCTGGAGTCGATCGCGCTGGCTGAGTCGTGGGATAACGGCAAGCCGATCCGCGAGACGTTGGCGGCCGATATTCCGTTGGCAGTGGACCATTTCCGGTATTTCGCGGCCGCGATCCGCGCGCAGGAGGGCTCGCTGTCGCAGATCGACGAGGACACCGTGGCGTATCACTTCCACGAGCCCCTCGGTGTGGTCGGGCAGATCATCCCGTGGAATTTCCCGATCCTGATGGCGGTGTGGAAGCTGGCGCCGGCGTTGGCTGCCGGTAATGCGGTGGTGCTCAAGCCGGCTGAGCAGACCCCGGCCTCGGTGCTGTATCTGGTGTCGTTGATCGCCGACCTGTTGCCGGCCGGGGTGATCAACGTGGTCAACGGGTTTGGCGTCGAAGCCGGCAAGCCGCTGGCCTCGAGCAACCGGATCGCCAAGATCGCGTTCACCGGGGAGACCACCACGGGCCGGTTGATCATGCAGTACGCCTCCCAGAACCTCATCCCCGTCACCCTCGAACTCGGCGGCAAGAGCCCCAACATCTTCTTCTCCGACGTCCTCGCCGCCAACGACGAGTACCAGGACAAGGCGTTGGAGGGCTTCACGATGTTCGCCCTCAACCAGGGCGAAGTCTGCACCTGCCCGTCGCGCAGCCTGATTCAGGCCGATATCTACGACGAGTTCCTGGCGATGGCGGCGATTCGCACCAAGGCGGTGCGCCAGGGCGACCCGCTGGACACCGAGACGATGATCGGCGCCCAGGCTTCCAACGATCAGCTCGAGAAGATCCTGTCCTACATCGAGATCGGCAAAAGCGAAGGCGCCCAGGTGCTTACCGGCGGTGAACGCGCTGAGCTCGGCGGCGACCTCAATGGCGGCTACTACGTCCAGCCGACGATCTTCACCGGGCATAACGCCATGCGGATCTTCCAGGAGGAGATCTTCGGACCTGTTGTGGCCGTCACGTCGTTCGCCGACTACGACGACGCCATCAGCATCGCCAACGACACCCTCTACGGCTTGGGTGCGGGGGTGTGGAGCCGTGACGGCAACACCGCCTACCGCGCCGGACGCGATATCAAAGCCGGCCGGGTGTGGACCAACTGCTACCACGCCTACCCCGCGCATGCGGCGTTCGGCGGCTACAAGCAGTCCGGTATCGGCCGCGAGAACCACAAGATGATGCTCGACCACTACCAGCAGACCAAGAACCTGCTCGTCTCCTACAGCAACAAGGCCCAGGGCTTCTTCTGA
- a CDS encoding GAF domain-containing protein — protein sequence MQGTYVPEPAVAVGEDPRSYARLMSAVYDATMSGHRAPARPRDVIGESWRRLISAGVDPDSRTPPVVESGGVEALRRASGLMAVLDEVSRGLESIVADGTNILVVADAQGRVLWRSGSPAVLGNADRLGFVEGARWSEGEVGTNAIGTALVSNRAVQVFSAEHFVRSHHSWTCAGAPIRDPRTGHVIGVVDVSGPAATVHPTTVALVDAVARLAESHLRAQHDRTLNRLRMVAAPILARIGKPALAVDPEGWVAAVDSLPLHNRILLPELVTPGRLWIPTFGMCDVDLLPGGWLVRPTEDDDAPALAQVSLDLSIAGAPAMDMTGQFGRWRHDISLRHAEILLILARNPQGRTAPELADELYGDRSRVVTVRAELSRLRKHFAGLLAAQPYRFAGGIDVTVRYPADMSMVLPASTAPAVRAIRLQAKCLEEEDL from the coding sequence ATGCAAGGGACGTACGTGCCTGAGCCCGCGGTCGCGGTCGGCGAAGACCCACGTAGCTACGCGCGGTTGATGTCGGCTGTCTATGACGCGACGATGTCAGGCCACCGCGCCCCGGCGCGGCCCCGTGACGTCATCGGCGAATCCTGGCGCCGCCTCATCTCTGCCGGTGTCGACCCCGACAGCCGCACCCCACCCGTCGTCGAATCCGGCGGCGTGGAGGCGTTGCGCCGGGCGTCGGGCCTGATGGCGGTGCTCGACGAGGTGTCCCGCGGCCTGGAATCGATCGTCGCCGACGGGACCAACATCCTCGTCGTGGCCGACGCGCAGGGCCGCGTGCTGTGGCGCTCCGGTTCGCCCGCGGTGCTGGGCAACGCTGACCGGCTCGGCTTCGTCGAAGGTGCGCGCTGGTCGGAAGGCGAGGTCGGCACCAACGCAATCGGCACCGCCTTGGTCTCCAACCGTGCCGTTCAGGTGTTCTCGGCCGAGCACTTCGTCCGCAGCCACCACTCCTGGACCTGCGCGGGTGCACCCATCCGCGACCCGCGGACCGGGCACGTGATCGGGGTGGTGGACGTGTCGGGGCCCGCCGCGACCGTCCACCCCACGACCGTCGCCCTGGTCGACGCGGTGGCCCGGCTGGCCGAATCGCATCTGCGCGCGCAGCACGACCGCACCCTGAACCGGCTGCGCATGGTGGCCGCCCCGATCCTGGCCCGCATCGGCAAACCGGCGCTGGCCGTCGATCCGGAGGGCTGGGTCGCCGCGGTCGACTCGCTGCCGCTGCACAACCGCATCCTGCTGCCCGAACTCGTCACCCCGGGCCGGCTCTGGATTCCCACCTTCGGTATGTGCGACGTCGACCTGCTCCCCGGCGGGTGGCTGGTGCGGCCCACCGAAGACGACGACGCACCGGCGTTGGCGCAGGTATCGCTTGACCTCAGCATTGCCGGCGCTCCAGCGATGGACATGACGGGACAGTTCGGGCGGTGGCGTCACGACATCTCGTTGCGCCACGCCGAGATCCTGCTCATCCTGGCGCGCAACCCTCAGGGCCGGACGGCGCCTGAACTGGCTGACGAGCTGTACGGTGACCGATCCCGTGTGGTCACCGTTCGCGCCGAACTGTCTCGGCTGCGCAAGCACTTCGCCGGCTTGCTGGCCGCACAGCCGTACCGATTCGCAGGCGGAATCGATGTGACCGTCCGCTATCCCGCGGACATGTCAATGGTGTTGCCCGCGTCCACCGCACCCGCGGTGCGTGCTATTCGTTTGCAAGCAAAGTGTCTCGAAGAGGAGGACTTATGA
- a CDS encoding acetoin reductase has translation MTLEGKVALVTGAARGIGRGIALRLARDGADVALVDLRTDGVDSVAAEIAEIGCKTSTFAADVSDRDQVFAAVDHATVALGGFDIMVNNAGIALVGPIAEVTPEETARVWAINVNGVLWGIQAAAAKFKELGRPGKIINASSIAGHDGFAMLGVYSASKFAVRALTQAAAKEHAADGITVNAYCPGVVGTDMWVEIDKRFAELTGAAEGETYDKFVGGIALGRAETPDDVAGFVSYLAGPDADYMTGQSGLIDGGLVYR, from the coding sequence ATGACATTGGAAGGCAAAGTAGCCCTGGTCACCGGGGCGGCCCGCGGCATCGGACGAGGGATCGCACTACGGCTGGCCCGCGACGGCGCTGACGTCGCACTCGTCGACCTCCGCACCGACGGCGTCGACTCGGTGGCTGCCGAGATCGCCGAAATCGGCTGCAAAACATCGACATTCGCCGCCGACGTGAGTGACCGTGATCAGGTGTTCGCCGCCGTCGACCACGCCACCGTGGCTCTCGGCGGTTTCGACATCATGGTCAACAACGCCGGAATCGCCCTGGTCGGCCCCATCGCCGAGGTCACCCCCGAGGAGACGGCCCGAGTCTGGGCGATCAACGTCAACGGAGTGCTGTGGGGTATCCAGGCGGCCGCCGCGAAGTTCAAGGAACTCGGCCGCCCCGGAAAGATCATTAATGCCTCCTCGATTGCCGGCCACGACGGCTTCGCGATGCTCGGCGTCTACAGCGCATCGAAGTTCGCGGTGCGGGCACTGACCCAGGCCGCCGCCAAGGAACACGCCGCCGACGGGATCACCGTCAACGCCTACTGCCCGGGTGTCGTCGGCACCGACATGTGGGTGGAGATCGACAAGCGCTTCGCCGAACTGACCGGTGCCGCCGAGGGCGAGACCTACGACAAGTTCGTCGGCGGTATCGCGCTCGGCCGTGCCGAGACCCCCGACGATGTGGCCGGATTCGTGTCCTATCTGGCCGGCCCCGACGCCGACTACATGACCGGCCAGTCCGGCCTAATCGACGGCGGCCTGGTTTACCGCTGA